The genomic region TAAAGACACATAAATGTACATTAACAGTTCTCATgcaggaaaaagacacaaagacaaaatatttattgttgtgcAACTCATCACAGTACAAACAGAAAGAACATTGACCGAAAAGGTTCAAAGGTTATAGAAAAACTTTCCAGTCTATCACATAGCAGCATATTATGGCACtctttagagagagagagagagagagagagagagagagagagagagagagagagagagagagagagagagagagaatgaatcACCAGTAGATATGTTACAacccaactttttaaaaaaaacaaaaaacccacaactAAACTACGCAATCACAGTAATGTGGTTCTAAATGGCCAAGTGGTAATCGTCCAACTATTTCACGTTAGACTGCTTGGTCTATGACACATGATTGTTTACCAAACAATATCGACAGCCTATTTTGCAATAACATTGAGATCTGCTTCCTTACGTCAACACTGCAATCATCCCTTAAAGCtgataaagacatttttttttccttcccagtcCCTGTGGCTGCTTTTCATATTGCACAACATCAGCCCTCTCATCGTCTCTCTCCACAGTCTGTTGGCCTCAGTCCCTCCTGAAGAGAGATGTCGGTCTTAGAAGTCCTCTCCTATAAAAACCACACCCagctcaacaaaaaaaaacacaaaaaaaaacacacaaaaaaaaaaccagcccAGCTCATTTTCTAGGTTGCATGAATCTTCTTTAGGCCAGTAGGTGACACGAGGGATGTCACATATTTTGAAATGACTCCACCGTTGCAGCTCCTTGAACATTTCACTTCACCTAAGGAGGCATATCCAAAGTCCATGAGGCAATGTGAAAACTCTGCACACAATAATGTCTTATAATCCCTGAGGAGCGCTGATGCGTGACTGGAAAAGACAGTGTTGGGATGAGGTCAGGGCACACAGTCGATCCCAGTGATGTACTGTGGTAGTGGACATTTGCAGCTCCTAGTCGCTGGGATGTTCCGGGCAGGAGCGATTCACCTCAAACCACGCGTCTATACACCTGCAACAGTAACAAGGAGGCTTGATTCAAACGGAGCTGGAAACATatttagtgtttgtgaacaCAACAAATGGAACCAGCtcgaagtaaaaaaaaaacaaaatatttttatttatattttaatttgtatattttttaagttaaaaatggaaaataaaatattatcacaacAATTATGAAGAACTTATTCACTTATGCCAATGTGCTTGTGTATCGTTTTGTTCCTCTcactgattattatttttttttttaggatctATATGGAAAAGCTGTAATTCTTGCTCTTAGAACCAATGAggttaatgtaaatattatgcTTGTTTCAACTCCACATTTTTATTCTGGGACTCCTCTAGTGTATCTTGGCATTGCTCCCAGTCAAAACACTTGACTTTATCTCAGATTGTTATGCGGCCCCTTAGTCCAGCCTCTGCATGGAACAGCTCATGCTATCCCCAGGCTTCCTTCAGGCCCCACTTCACTAAACGTTTTCCCGATTGGTCACCTTCTGAAAGCCTGCAGAGGGGACAGCACCCAGTCGCTGTTGGCACTGTTTATTCCTCTCGCTGACTTAAAGGTTCCTAAACAAAACTGTAGCACTACTAACTAAATTCCCATTCCTGATTGGGAATGGGGCTTTCTCACGACCTTCTGTACACGTTTGAGCCCAGATCTGATCTGAGCACCTGCACCAACAAAGGGAACAGCAGGATCTCTCTGTACATATTACAGCCTTTACATGCTAACTGTGGGACATACATAGCTCTACAGCTGATGATAGGTGTCCATCTAAAAAAAAGTGCTAAAATgcagattaaaaagaaaagagccTGTTGTTAGGAAATGTCAATATGAAATAGTGAAAACACTTTTTGTATAGTGTTTCCTTGTAGCATCTGCTTTTTGAATGCTTTAATGCATTAAATGCTTATAAAACCACCAAAGCAGACTGATTGGTGAGGGATATTCTGCTACAGTTGGTGGCAAGTTAGCATCATTTTGTTCGAAAAGTGAAAAACAGCTACCCTGGTTTTAGTTCAACCTaacaaaagaacacacacaacGCACACCAAAACAACCGCACTGAGACCCGTGGAGGTCCACCTCCAAACAAACTCCACAGCGGTTAGTTTATGGTGTGAACGTAATCCCAGCAAACTACAAGGTGTATGCTGCAAGTTTGAGCTAAATGCTTTCTTGTAGCCAGGTAGGTTTTGCATTCTGGGATGCTGCAAGGTACCATAAATGTCCAAAATACACAAACGCGGGGTTTGGGTTAGCAACTAGCTGTGAAATTAATTAAATTCTTCATGTTATCCACAAGACCACAACACAGCGCCTTCTTCCAGTATTTACTATTCTTGCTCCAGACCTTTTTGTTGTGAGTATTTTAGTTCAGAGTTTGCTTTGAGTTtttctgtgtgaaaacaaaccaaaccacaGGAAAAAGCTACAAGTTTCCAAACTTATCAACTGATTTGGATCAGATCGAACGAACTATAGGTGCAGGAACGCACCTTACATATCACCAGACTAGCTGCAAGTAATAGTTTCATAATTTTATGATTTCTGCGAGAAAGCTAAGAATGCTTTCCATTTACAggatctttttcttttaatctgaCAGGTTCAAACTTGTCGGTGCTATATAATCAAATAGACCAGATAATGGTAAAAgctagaaagaaagaaaaattaagATTACACTATCTTAGCTTAAAGATTCGAAGTAGTGTGAAATTGCTAGACTGGCTGCTAGCCACTATTACGTAACTACTTATGTCTTAGCTTTTTGAAAATGCATAGACAATAAGAGGTGCAGTATTTTACAGGATGCAGTAAAGTTTCACAGCctgtttttaaactgctttctgtatttttttttctaagctgGCTTTACATTAATGTAGTCTATAGGTTTAAACATGAGTGCTTTATTATCTTCCCatctaacaacaacaacaacaacaaatggcCTTTTGAGCATTAATTGGAATGTTTATTTATGTTGTGCATATACGTACTACAGGTTTTAAATTAACTGTATGCATTAGTCAAAGTATTTCCAgctgattctgtttatctgtgtgtgtttgtgcacattAGCTACCCTTTATGGTAGATGCAGAGGCAAGGCAGTCTGGCAATGGTGTCTCCTTGCTCCAGCTCGTCTAAACAGATGGCACATTCCCCAGAGTCTCTGGACAGGATGTCCTCTGAGAAAGACAATACAAACACAGACCAAATGAGCAAAAAGCTGCCTCGCACACCAAACCTTGTATCGAATCTTCACTTCACCGAATCCCGCACAACCATCTGTTTAACCTTTGATACCAGAAtacctgctctcatctgtgcGGAAATGTGCTGCTGACTGGGCTGAATGTAATTTCACTTTTTATTCTCCAGTTCCTCTGTATGAAAATGTGAAGGTGTAGTTTAATAATGGAGGAGAAAAACCGAGCCTCAGATTAAGCTGAGATGGATGATGATTATTTTGCGTTGCGTAACAGCCTGCATAATTAGCTGTAACACCCTCTTGTGCCCATGCCTGAGGCTAAGGAGAGAGTATTGTCTGTATGTAAAGTTTGCagtcaaacacaaaaaaaaaatagaaatctgAGTGTCTGTGATGAGTTAATAAACAGTGTACAGCAGGGGGATTAAACATGAGGCCCAGGGGCCATAATTGGCCCAGCAAAGTCTTCAGTCCAGCCCTTTTGACAGCGCACAGATTCGGaacttttacagcttttccatTGATAAACTCCACCAtggcaaatgtgtgtgtgtgtgtgtgtctggcaaGAGTTAACGGTGAAGAAGAACCTAGTGTTAGgtacatttgtttatttaaatggaaCAGGCCTGGGGAGTCTCTAGCACGAAGGGTGTGCTCTGCCAAACTCTTTGTTTATGATTGTTTTTGACAGAAAATATGTGTTTGCCATTCCTGTGTGTACATTACACAGGTGTTGCTGTGCATATTTGCACTATGCAggtgcacacacaaacaaaatctcCATGCAGACGAGTAGACGTGTAGCTGTACGGCCGCTTTTGCTTTGATGTTTCAGGTTAAGCATTTTATTGCAGGTGCACTGGTGTCGATGTATGAACTCGTAACATAAAGTTACATATAACACATGTATAATTATATAATACAGATTTTCTGAGGATTCTATTTTTATGAGTAAGCTTTGaattattttacaaaatatatatttttatattataattTAGAGATTAAGATTTTACTACAGTGTGTGTACACTGGATATTCTACATAATTATTTATCATAATTTAGACATTAATATTCTACTCAGAAAAGCTGTgaggataaaataaatacactaaTTCAAACTAAACACCAGTACATTACAGCTTTTTGCACCAATAAATTGCTACTTACACAGTAATGAccattataataattatattttagtgGTTTCTAACGTCAGAATTAAAAATGACGAAAAATACGATGAACAAGATAAAGCTTAGACATCACATGATGATTAAATTTCTaaaattgaaaaatattttgacatttattcGAGGAAAATTGATATTTTGATTCTAGCTATTTGTCGATCTATCATTAGGATTATCTCAGCATTTATAATTGTCgtgaaatgaaactgaaaaaaaactaaagacaaCGTGGGAGAAACACCATTCAACCATGTTACAAATGTTGGCATGGCATAGGTTGTCCACCAGGGGGCACTCTAATACTTGAAACGGGACAATCATCCAAGAGGCATTCGGCAAGGGAAAACAAGTAATTGGCGACTTGTAAAAATAAAgcaagattatttttaaattgcattgtCATTTTGTCTTCGTAAGAactcaaaacaaaagaaacaacaaatatTATGGAAATCCTTTTGTGTGCCTATTTATCGGGattttaaatcaccaaatatcgGCATTGGTCTGACAGTCTTATCAGTCAGGCTCTAGCACTTATATTTTTTAAGTataaaaagatttattttaaaaaggtaaaaacagGGGCACTGGTTTAGCTCAGTGGGCGATTAGGCGACCATACGCTGTATGGTTTCCACCGTAAATATCAGTTAGCTGTAACCGCAGAAGCCAGGGTCGTTACAGTAACCTTTAGAACGGCTGTACATCAGTGCAGCAGGTTGAGACCTTAAACGACTACAGCATTTTATTACAATGTAGAATTGCCCCTCCCCCTCAGCCTTACTGTTGTAGGTGAGGCGCGTCTTGCTGAAACACATGAGCAGGTGCTTCTCGATTTCATCCGACGCCATGAACTTGGAGCAAACGGGACAGTGGAAGCCTGGAGGGGAAAAACGCAAAGAGAAAACATTAAGGGACCCTGATGTGGCAGTGCACCGCTCATAACCTCATATTGATATGTACACATGGCAGGACGTGGGACTGTTGGCTTGTGCTTAATCTTATGACCTACGGGACCTTTTGCCTGCACGAACTCAAATCTCCCATAAACTAACAATCTGCTTACCTCACACAGTTTGCAGATGTCACTGCAGCGCTGCAAACTTACTGCAAGTGCACACTTAAACACAGATGTGATGTTTACTGCAAAAGCATCTATAAAACATGTGATTGGCCGATCGCTTGCTTCCTTCTGACCCCCTGTATCTGCACAGCTGTACAAAGATTAATAGGCCAAGAACCGCTCGACGTTAGATAAGCTCACCTCCAGGCCTGAGATAAAGTCTCAGACCTGCAGAGTTCCAGTCATGTGGTTCTCTTGAGTGAAGATTATTGATGGTGCGATTAATGATTACATTTCCTCATCGGGGGAATTATATGCCGCTAAGGAAAAAGGAAGAGAAGAGGGCAGGAACACAGCTGGATATGGAGATCATGTCACAACTTTTTAGGCCTCTAACAAAAAACCTAGAAAACTCAATTCAACCTGTGCTTAAACAGCTTTTGAGCTCTCAGCAACACTGGTGTTTAAAGGCTCTCtgaatgttatgttatgttagtTTGACTCCCGCTTTTGTTGCAGGTTGGGCCCAGTGAGACACCCCTTCAGTTGAGAAACAGCAAGACCTGCGGATTCAGGAAGTTTGTTGTGcatgtgtgcaagtgtgtgtttctgtcaggCAATATGTAACCAGCAGGAAGCTCTTATCTGCTGACCTACATAGTGCACTACTCTTCCCTCTCATAGCCAGAGTGACAAAACAGGCTGGTGTTgcaaaacaaagaagcagtagaagaagaaagcgcccccccaccaaaaaaaaggggaaaaaaagaaagcgtGATGCAGCAGAGCCACCTGTGGCTAGAATAAAAGTGCAGAAGTGCAAAACAAAGGGCTCAGTCATCAGACGGCCTTAACCATATGCCAGGTATCGCATGTCAAATGGAAAATTACTAAGTAACTCTGACACCAAAATTACACATACAACTTTGGAGATGAAACTGAGAAATAATGATAGGGTACCTTACATTAAATAGAAATTTAAGTCATAATAAAGTAGCTCGGATATGCAGTGTGGGCAGTTGTGTGCTGCaggattttaaatgttaattagAATCGTGGCATCACATCTGTGGTAATATCAGAGAAGGCGAAATGCACTGCATAAAACGGTATTAAAGCTGTACTGACACTGCGGAAGTGCACCTCGAGTACAAAGAAGAAATCAGTGCATTAAAAATCTAAGTGTGCACTGAGCAATAATGGGCCTGGGCTCTCCAGGTGTACTTTTATAAATTTGCGCCTTACCCCCGAGCAGGCGTGAGGACAGTTCGGCCGGCAGGGACCCTATAAGCAGCCTGTGTCCCTCTGGGGGCAGCTGGCCCTCATCGTCACCATCTGTGCCGTCGAGGCTCTGGTTGCCGCCGGCCGGTATGTTGAGCCCAGAATTTGTTGGCCCTCCACTCGTGAACCGGATTCTTGGGCCATCGGGTCCATTTGTGTACCTGAACCCCGCAAACCTTTCTCCTCTGCTGGAATTTCCAGATGGAAGATCGGAGCTGGAATAAGCTCGAGTTCTGCTGTCAAACACAGGGCTGCTCTGCTTGGCCCCCATACTGCCGCAGGTTTTAGGGGTTTTGTTTGTCAGTgcgtttttctttcttaaagaaGTTTTTTTAGCCACGACACATGATCACAGCGAGCCCCGGAGAGTCGAAAACAACAAAGGAAATGTAGCCAAACAAGTGTGCAGCGATACAGCCGAGGTTATTCAACATGTCAAAGTTTCACAGTGCGCACTGTGCGTAAAGTGCGCACTCACTGACGCAAAACTTCCTTTCCAaaggttctttttttctttttcttcttcgttTCACAGTCCTTCCTCTTTGTTCCAACAAcagatgtattaaaaaaaagagaaaatctcTTTAGTAACAAGATTTGTGTTTCTCCGCTTTAGCCGAGAACACACGCACAAGTGTTGACCCCAAAGCCCGTCTGGTttcaagtttgtttttgtgttgaaCTGTGGCGTctggaaagaaaaatataagcAGGGATTGCCCTCCTCTTCCGGTAAGTCAGCGCTGTCAGCCATAATCAACTCCACCGAATACAGTACGttttctttcaaagtaaaagcatcCAATTGTTCAATTTGACTGATAGTAATtccttttattatttactctATGAAAGTTGTACACAAGTTGTGTGCCACGCTTTGCAGCAGCTTAATTTATTACATGAAGTTCAGTGACTTTGCTGCTGCAAAGCGTGGCACACAACTGAGCACACAACTTTACTGCCATAGTTTGTCCAGCTGGTGTTAGATTTTAAACAATTTCATTCACTGTTGAGCAGTTTTTGTGGGTAAGCTCATCATATTTTCCTCCTATGTGAAATCTTAACCAGGAAAATACACAAACCTGCCTCTATAACTGTTACAAATACTTAAATGTATCCTATAAATGTTCACGTGGTGACAAGACAGAGAAAAAGGCACCTTTGCAATGACTTTTgtgcttttaatttgaatacTAAACCACTACTTCCTGTCAACGATTCCTTTTTCAGTCCGAAGCTTAACTCGGCCCTGAGTGTCTGCGTGACGTCAACCCCAGTAACACCAGCAGGCCTTTGGCACAGCAGCAGGTCACCAGTCCACTCTGATATTAA from Pelmatolapia mariae isolate MD_Pm_ZW linkage group LG22, Pm_UMD_F_2, whole genome shotgun sequence harbors:
- the LOC135932401 gene encoding E3 ubiquitin-protein ligase znrf2-like, giving the protein MGAKQSSPVFDSRTRAYSSSDLPSGNSSRGERFAGFRYTNGPDGPRIRFTSGGPTNSGLNIPAGGNQSLDGTDGDDEGQLPPEGHRLLIGSLPAELSSRLLGGFHCPVCSKFMASDEIEKHLLMCFSKTRLTYNKDILSRDSGECAICLDELEQGDTIARLPCLCIYHKGCIDAWFEVNRSCPEHPSD